In Pyrus communis chromosome 1, drPyrComm1.1, whole genome shotgun sequence, the following are encoded in one genomic region:
- the LOC137716515 gene encoding probable leucine-rich repeat receptor-like protein kinase At1g35710, whose translation MGSLAFHKVCPLAYCLFLYIPLLLSPSHIAFASASPTTEAEALLRWKATFENQTPLQNLTSWTYFPRNNGAHNSSSNSKTQAPPCFWTGISCNAVGSVIAIHLTNFNIQGTLHEFSFSSFSNLEHLYLNVNNLSDVIPPQIRFLSKLIYLDLSNNHFVGSIPPKICILQNLTHIWLYQNNLSGTIPKKIGNLKSLVHLVISYNQLNGSVPASMGDLTNLTLLYLSNNNLSGMIPKEIGKLKSLVELQLCNNNLTGPIPPSIGNLRKLIVLYLNDNHLYGSIPKEIGNLKSLVKLCMNGNQLSGSIPASLGDLTNLTLLYLHGNNLSSTIPKEIGKLKSLLELYLSTNKLNGSIPTSLGDLTNLTIFYLNSNNLSGSIPKEIGNLKSLMKLCLFDNQLSGSIPTSLGDLTNLTLLYLYNNSLSGSIPQEIGNLKSLVSLDFAENQLNGSIPASIGNLSNLECLYLGDNQLSGSIPQEIENLKNLTNLLLFNNHFSGCLPQNICNGGLLANFSIANNHLTGPIPKSLKTCRSFTRLRLNGNKLTGNISEDFGIYPNLHFIDLSHNNFYGEISQKWGQCLQLETLLIAGNNVTGSIPPEIVGAQKIHELDLSSNHLVGAILKVFGRMTSLQKLMLNGNQLSGCIPLELGSLIDLEYLDLSSNKLNGPIPSILGDFLKLYHLNLSKNNFPQAIPLKLGKLVHLTVLDLSHNTLEGSIPPEITTMESLEMLNLSHNNLSGFIPSSFEGMHGLSYVDISYNELEGPIPNNRAFQEALPEALQGNKGLCGNVKGLQPCMHGSRKDHKRVFKITFSLLAAILLLSAFFTIVFIVERKNKHHDKGEKNVQEEISFSVLNFDGKSMYEEIIRATEDFDSIYCIGSGGQGSVYKANLSCGNVVAVKKLHQLGDGEKNLEKGFLNEIRALTEVRHRNIVKLYGFCLHYRHSFLVHEFLEKGSLAAILSKDEEAKEVGWRKRVNMVNGVSHALSYMHHDCVPQIVHRDISSKNILLDSEYKASVSDFGTSKVLNPDSTNWTSIVGTYGYVAPELAYTMEVNEKCDVYSFGVVALEIVMGRHPGDMFSSFSSVPSSSSSSSPSALLAHQMPIVDVMDQRISLPTHQEAGEVLSLVRIAFSCLHPNPQSRPTMKQVSQLLSTQKLHLSKPLHMIACGELLALDPLTGRES comes from the exons ATGGGATCTTTAGCTTTTCATAAAGTATGCCCTCTGGCTTACTGCCTTTTCTTGTACATACCACTTCTTTTATCGCCAAGTCATATTGCTTTTGCTTCTGCTAGTCCTACTACTGAAGCTGAAGCACTTCTCAGATGGAAAGCCACCTTTGAGAACCAAACTCCTCTCCAAAATCTCACCTCTTGGACTTACTTTCCCAGAAATAATGGTGCCCACAATTCTTCAAGCAATTCTAAAACGCAAGCACCCCCATGCTTCTGGACGGGTATTTCATGCAATGCTGTTGGAAGTGTCATTGCGATACACCTTACCAATTTCAATATACAAGGTACGCTGCATGAATTTTCATTCTCGTCCTTCTCCAATCTTGAACACCTTTACCTCAATGTCAACAATCTCTCTGATGTCATTCCACCTCAAATTAGGTTCCTTTCCAAACTCATCTATCTCGATCTCTCTAACAATCATTTTGTAGGGAGTATTCCACCAAAAATTTGTATCCTGCAAAATCTTACCCATATTTGGCTCTATCAAAATAACCTGTCTGGTACAATTCCTAAGAAAATAGGGAATCTAAAATCTCTTGTCCACCTAGTGATTAGCTATAATCAACTCAATGGTTCAGTCCCAGCATCAATGGGTGATCTAACAAACCTCACCTTACTTTATCTCTCCAATAATAATCTTTCTGGCATGATTCCTAAAGAGATAGGGAAATTGAAATCTCTTGTAGAGCTACAATTGTGCAATAACAATTTAACTGGTCCTATCCCTCCAAGTATTGGAAACTTAAGAAAGCTAATTGTGTTGTACCTGAACGACAATCATCTTTATGGTTCAATTCCCAAAGAGATAGGTAACTTGAAATCTCTTGTGAAGCTTTGTATGAATGGGAATCAACTCAGTGGTTCAATCCCAGCATCTCTAGGTGATCTCACAAACCTCACCCTTCTCTATCTCCATGGCAATAATCTTTCTAGCACAATTCCTAAAGAGATAGGGAAGTTGAAATCTCTTTTGGAGCTCTATTTGAGTACGAATAAGCTCAATGGTTCAATCCCAACATCACTAGGTGATCTCACCAACCTTACCATTTTCTATCTCAACAGTAATAATCTTTCTGGTTCAATTCCTAAAGAGATAGGTAACTTGAAATCTCTTATGAAACTCTGTTTGTTTGATAATCAGCTCAGTGGTTCAATCCCAACATCCTTAGGTGATCTCACAAACCTTACCCTTCTCTATCTCTACAATAATAGTCTTTCTGGTTCAATTCCTCAGGAGATAGGTAACTTGAAATCTCTTGTGAGTCTAGATTTCGCTGAGAATCAACTCAATGGTTCAATTCCTGCTTCCATTGGTAACTTGAGCAACTTGGAATGCTTATACTTAGGAGATAACCAACTCTCTGGCTCCATTCCCCAAGAGATAGAAAACCTCAAGAATTTGACTAATCTATTATTGTTTAACAACCATTTTTCTGGTTGTTTACCGCAAAATATTTGCAACGGTGGACTACTAGCAAACTTTTCAATAGCCAATAACCATTTGACTGGTCCAATCCCCAAAAGCTTGAAAACCTGCAGGAGCTTCACAAGACTTCGTCTTAATGGGAACAAATTGACGGGAAATATATCTGAAGACTTTGGTATCTATCCAAATCTTCATTTTATAGATCTGAGCCACAATAACTTCTATGGGGAAATCTCACAAAAATGGGGACAATGCCTACAATTAGAAACCTTGCTAATTGCAGGAAACAACGTTACTGGTAGCATACCTCCAGAGATTGTCGGTGCACAAAAAATTCATGAGCTCGATCTTTCTTCAAATCACTTAGTTGGGGCGATTTTGAAGGTATTCGGGAGAATGACTTCTTTGCAGAAGTTGATGTTAAATGGAAATCAACTTTCAGGCTGTATACCCTTGGAATTAGGATCACTAATTGATCTTGAATATCTAGACTTGTCATCGAACAAACTGAATGGGCCAATTCCGAGCATTTTAGGTGACTTTCTCAAACTGTACCATTTGAATTTGAGCAAGAACAATTTCCCACAAGCAATTCCACTGAAATTGGGGAAGTTAGTTCATTTAACCGTACTTGATTTAAGTCACAACACACTTGAAGGTAGCATACCACCAGAAATCACCACTATGGAGAGTTTGGAGATGCTCAATCTTTCCCACAACAATCTTTCAGGTTTCATACCATCAAGTTTTGAAGGCATGCATGGCTTATCGTATGTTGATATATCTTACAATGAATTGGAAGGTCCCATTCCCAACAACAGAGCATTTCAGGAAGCTCTGCCAGAAGCTTTACAAGGGAACAAAGGATTGTGTGGCAACGTAAAAGGTTTGCAACCCTGCATGCATGGCTCGAGAAAGGACCACAAACGGGTATTTAAAATCACATTCTCCCTTCTAGCGGCAATTTTGCTTCTTTCTGCTTTCTTTACAATTGTCTTCATAGTGGAAAGAAAGAACAAGCATCACGATAAAGGAGAAAAAAATGTGCAAGAAGAAATATCATTttcagttttgaattttgatgggAAGTCAATGTATGAGGAAATCATAAGGGCGACAGAAGACTTTGATTCCATATATTGCATCGGAAGTGGAGGACAAGGTAGCGTCTACAAAGCAAATTTATCGTGTGGCAACGTAGTGGCTGTGAAGAAACTCCATCAACTGGGGGATGGCGAGAAGAATTTGGAGAAGGGATTCTTGAATGAAATAAGAGCACTAACAGAGGTAAGACACCGGAACATTGTGAAGCTTTATGGTTTCTGTTTGCACTACCGACACTCGTTCTTGGTGCACGAGTTTCTTGAAAAAGGTAGCCTGGCTGCAATTTTGAGCAAAGATGAAGAAGCCAAAGAAGTCGGGTGGAGAAAAAGGGTTAATATGGTTAATGGTGTATCTCATGCCTTGTCTTACATGCACCACGATTGCGTACCACAGATTGTACATCGGGACATATCAAGCAAAAACATTTTGCTGGATTCTGAGTACAAGGCCTCTGTTTCAGACTTTGGCACATCTAAGGTTTTGAATCCAGACTCAACTAATTGGACTAGCATTGTAGGAACATATGGATATGTTGCACCTG AGCTTGCATATACAATGGAAGTGAACGAAAAATGCGATGTTTATAGCTTTGGAGTGGTCGCATTGGAAATAGTCATGGGAAGGCATCCCGGAGATATGTTCTCATCATTCTCATCAGTGCCTTCTTCGTCCTCATCGTCATCGCCATCTGCATTACTAGCCCATCAAATGCCGATCGTGGACGTTATGGACCAACGCATATCGCTTCCAACGCATCAGGAAGCAGGGGAAGTTCTCTCTCTTGTGAGGATTGCGTTTTCCTGCTTGCATCCCAATCCGCAATCTCGTCCAACAATGAAACAAGTTTCTCAACTCCTCTCAACTCAGAAGTTGCATTTGTCGAAGCCATTACATATGATCGCCTGTGGTGAATTGCTTGCTCTCGATCCTTTGACTGGCCGAGAATCATAG
- the LOC137745554 gene encoding MDIS1-interacting receptor like kinase 2-like, which translates to MALQIHPSNPDYTLCAQTKAMRNPTGDKVCYLAYCLILYVQLLLSPKYVAFASASSNDEAEALLKWKASIQNRTQLQNLSSWTYLPSNATNSSRNQKANENPCNMWTGISCNPAGSVSKINLTNSGLQGRLQEFPFVSFPNLVYLDFSKNKLFDSIPPQISSLSKLIYLDLSDNKLSGEIPPEICFLENLENLYLYKNKLNGSVPQEIDQLKSLVVLNLMENRLSGPLPMSIANLSTLQVVQLRDNRLSGSIPQVISNLMNLAVLRLARNNFTGHLPEGLCRSGLLTNFTANSNHLTGRIPKSLRNCTTLYRLRLDGNQLTGNISEDFGVYPNLDYINLSNNRFYGELSHKWGRSQQLKNLEIAGNNITGFIPAEIGNLTQLHLLNLSSNHLVGKIPMELGRLTSLVKLILNENQLSGGIPQELGSLTDLEYLDLSANNLNQSIPSSIGNFVKMHHMNLSANKLSYEIPTQLGRLQQLSVLDLSHNSLAEGIPTEFSDLESLVTLNLSHNNLSGVVPHTIEELRGLEFVDVSYNQLWGPIPSNKAFQEAPVEALQGNKGLCGNVTGLQPCNNNPRKKKPNSKIGFVLFLIMLPAFGVFIIAFYAIYITLRRKRKFQQNEQSDIQPKEFELLAISIFDGKILYEEIIKATEDFDAKYCIGRGSAGSVYIAMLPSDDLVAVKKLHSNCDGGEWSNRKEFLNEVRALTEIRHRNIVKLYGFCQHSRHSFLIYEYLERGSLFSILANDEEAKKLDWSKRVNIIKGVAHGLSYMHSDVSPPIVHRDISSKNMLLDDADEVRISDFGTAKVLDYNSSNWTAVAGTIGYIAPELAYTMKVTEKCDVYSFGVLSLEVIKGKYPSILVGSLLSSAIMTDKMLPDLLDYRLAHPTGRILDEVLTILKLAVVCLNTNPEFRPTMHEISHDISNHRK; encoded by the exons ATGGCATTGCAAATACATCCTTCAAACCCAGATTATACACTGTGTGCTCAAACAAAAGCCATGAGAAATCCAACTGGTGATAAGGTATGCTATCTTGCTTATTGCCTTATCTTGTATGTTCAGCTGCTCTTGTCACCAAAGTACGTTGCGTTCGCTTCTGCTAGTTCTAACGATGAAGCAGAGGCTCTTCTCAAATGGAAAGCCAGCATTCAAAACCGAACCCAGCTCCAAAATCTAAGCTCGTGGACTTACCTTCCCAGCAACGCCACCAATTCTTCAAGAAATCAAAAAGCTAATGAAAACCCATGTAATATGTGGACTGGGATTTCATGTAACCCTGCAGGAAGTGTCAGCAAGATAAACCTTACCAACTCCGGTTTACAAGGTAGGCTACAAGAATTTCCGTTTGTGTCCTTCCCTAATCTTGTATACCTTGATTTCAGCAAGAATAAGCTCTTCGATTCCATCCCACCTCAAATCAGCTCCCTCTCAAAACTCATATATCTTGATCTCTCGGATAATAAGTTGTCGGGTGAAATTCCACCAGAAATCTGTTTCCTAGAAAATCTCGAGAACCTGTACCTATATAAAAACAAGTTAAATGGCTCAGTCCCTCAAGAAATAGACCAGCTTAAGTCTCTTGTTGTTCTAAATCTCATGGAGAATAGACTCAGTGGTCCTCTTCCCATGTCGATCGCGAATTTGAGCACATTACAAGTTGTACAACTACGTGACAACCGCCTCTCAGGTTCCATTCCCCAAGTGATATCAAATCTCATGAACTTGGCTGTTCTGAGGCTTGCCAGAAACAATTTCACCGGTCATTTGCCAGAGGGCCTTTGCCGGAGTGGACTGCTTACGAATTTCACTGCAAATAGCAACCATCTCACAGGTCGAATCCCCAAGAGCTTGAGGAACTGCACAACCTTGTACAGATTGCGCCTTGATGGAAACCAGCTCACTGGAAACATATCTGAAGATTTTGGTGTTTATCCGAACTTGGATTACATAAATCTAAGCAACAACAGATTTTATGGTGAACTTTCACATAAATGGGGTAGGTCTCAGCAGCTAAAAAATCTTGAGATTGCAGGGAATAATATTACTGGTTTCATACCGGCTGAGATTGGAAACTTGACTCAACTACATTTGCTTAATCTTTCTTCAAATCATTTAGTTGGGAAGATCCCTATGGAACTTGGAAGGCTTACTTCTTTGGTGAAGCTTATACTCAATGAAAATCAACTTTCGGGCGGTATACCACAAGAACTTGGATCACTGACTGATCTCGAGTATCTTGACCTGTCCGCTAACAACTTGAACCAGTCAATTCCAAGCAGCATAGGGAACTTTGTGAAAATGCACCACATGAATTTGAGCGCCAACAAGTTGAGCTATGAAATTCCAACTCAGTTAGGGAGGTTGCAGCAGCTGTCCGTACTAGATTTGAGTCATAACTCGCTTGCTGAAGGGATACCAACTGAATTTAGTGATTTAGAAAGCTTGGTGACACTAAATCTCTCTCACAATAACCTCTCTGGTGTTGTTCCACATACTATTGAGGAACTTCGTGGCTTGGAGTTTGTCGACGTATCATACAATCAATTATGGGGTCCGATTCCAAGCAACAAAGCATTTCAGGAGGCTCCAGTAGAGGCATTGCAAGGGAACAAAGGTTTGTGTGGGAATGTTACAGGTCTGCAGCCCTGCAATAATAATCCTAGAAAAAAGAAGCCTAACTCTAAAATTGGTTTTGTGCTCTTCTTGATCATGCTTCCTGCTTTTGGGGTATTTATAATTGCTTTCTATGCAATCTATAtcactttgagaagaaagaggaaattCCAACAAAACGAACAAAGTGACATTCAACCCAAGGAGTTCGAATTGCTCGCAATATCGATATTTGATGGGAAAATATTGTAtgaagaaatcataaaagcaaCTGAGGATTTTGATGCTAAATATTGCATTGGGAGAGGCTCAGCTGGAAGTGTTTACATAGCAATGCTGCCGTCGGATGACTTGGTAGCAGTTAAGAAACTCCACAGCAATTGTGATGGTGGTGAGTGGAGCAATCGAAAAGAGTTCTTAAACGAGGTAAGGGCATTAACTGAGATACGCCATCGGAACATTGTTAAGCTTTATGGTTTCTGTCAACATTCGCGGCACTCATTTTTGATTTACGAGTACCTTGAAAGGGGTAGCTTGTTTTCAATCTTGGCCAATGATGAGGAAGCTAAGAAGTTGGACTGGAGTAAGAGGGTGAATATCATTAAAGGTGTGGCTCATGGTTTATCATACATGCACTCTGACGTGTCTCCGCCAATTGTTCATCGAGACATATCCAGCAAGAACATGTTGCTAGATGATGCAGATGAAGTTCGGATTTCTGACTTCGGCACTGCTAAGGTTCTAGATTATAACTCATCTAACTGGACTGCAGTTGCAGGCACAATTGGATACATAGCACCAG AGCTTGCTTACACAATGAAGGTGACAGAGAAATGCGACGTCTACAGCTTTGGGGTGTTATCACTGGAAGTGATCAAAGGAAAGTACCCTAGCATTCTAGTGGGGTCTTTGTTGTCATCTGCAATCATGACAGACAAAATGTTGCCGGATTTGTTGGATTATCGCCTTGCGCATCCGACTGGTAGAATTCTGGATGAAGTTCTTACCATCCTAAAGCTAGCGGTTGTATGCTTAAATACAAATCCGGAGTTTAGGCCTACCATGCACGAAATTTCCCATGACATTTCAAATCATCGTAAGTAA
- the LOC137730623 gene encoding MDIS1-interacting receptor like kinase 2-like, which yields MGASPSPTFKNCSSSLSFLFMFLIVFGSSAFDFATSAEEAAALLLWKTGLQDPHARLASWQHPSNATGPCTWFAISCNGAMSVTKINLTKSGLQGTLDRFSFSLFPNLEYFDLSVNSIFCAIPSQISQLSKLVHLDLSANNLNGLIPSSFGNLTNLTYLNLCRNFLNSSIPLEIGNLSNLVELYLNTNNLTGSFPPTFVNLKRLRFLYMYENMLVGSIPLEIGNLISLSHLSLYSNNLSGPIPESLCDLMNLTVLELYRNNLSGPIPENIGNMKSLVVLNIMENKLSGPIPISIGDLSRLEVLYIRDNLLSGSIPEVIGDLMNLVVFRVARNNLTGHLPQNICKSGRLNNFTANGNRLSGRMPESLRNCTTLYRVRLDGNQFTGNISEDFGVYPNLDYINLSDNKFYGEISHKWGKSLQLTDFEIAGNNITGSIPPEIGNLTQLGLLNLSSNHLVGKIPVELGRLTSMVKLILNDNQLSGGIPQELGSLTELEYLDLSANNLSQSIPSSIGDFAKLHHLNLSKNKLSHGIPIQLGMLLQLSVLDLSHNILAGEIPTEFSSLVSLVTLNLSHNNLSGVIPSTFDDLHGLEFVDISNNQLCGPIPSNKALQEAPVQALQGNNGLCGNATGLLPCNNSLFEKIHKSKTGSKIVHIILPPAVGAIVMASCVIYITLLRRNECEQTDKGDMQPKEFELRTISIFDGKLFYEEIIKATEDFDDAYCIGRGGFGSVYKAKLPSDDLVAVKKLHTPSEGEWSTRKELLNEVKTLTEIRHRNIVKLYGFCSHSKHSFLVYEYLERGSLFSILDNDEEAKKLDWSKRLNIIKGVAHGLSYMHSDVSPPIVHRDISSKNILLDDEYEACISDFGTAKVLEINSSNWTAVAGTFGYVAPEFAYTLKVTEKCDVYSFGVLALEVIQGKHPSNLIGSLLSPVIREGKMLGDLLDDRIAPPTDIVLVELTTVFKLAVACLHENPRFRPTMYDISQIISLKISDIEKGQVGR from the exons ATGGGAGCATCTCCATCACCAACCTTTAAGAACTGTTCAAGCTCTCTGAGCTTCCTTTTCATGTTCTTGATTGTTTTCGGTTCATCAGCATTTGATTTTGCTACGTCTGCTGAAGAAGCTGCTGCTCTTCTGCTATGGAAAACCGGTCTTCAAGATCCTCACGCACGCCTAGCTTCATGGCAGCACCCTTCCAACGCAACTGGTCCATGCACTTGGTTTGCCATTTCTTGCAATGGTGCCATGAGTGTCACCAAAATAAACCTCACAAAATCTGGCTTACAAGGTACGCTCGATCGATTTTCATTCTCCTTGTTCCCGAATCTTGAGTACTTTGATCTCAGCGTGAACTCGATCTTTTGTGCCATTCCATCTCAAATCAGTCAACTCTCCAAACTAGTCCATCTTGATTTGTCCGCTAATAATTTGAATGGTTTGATTCCTTCTTCTTTCGGAAATTTAACCAATCTCACTTACTTGAACTTGTGTAGGAACTTTCTTAATAGTTCCATTCCTTTAGAGATTGGTAACCTTTCGAATTTGGTAGAGCTTTACTTGAACACCAACAATCTCACAGGTTCCTTCCCACCAACTTTTGTCAACTTAAAAAGATTAAGATTTTTATACATGTATGAAAACATGCTTGTTGGCTCTATTCCTCTAGAAATAGGGAATCTGATATCTCTCAGCCATCTCAGCCTTTACAGCAACAACCTTTCAGGTCCTATCCCGGAGTCCTTATGTGACCTTATGAACCTTACCGTGCTTGAACTATACCGGAACAATCTTTCAGGCCCTATACCGGAAAACATTGGGAACATGAAGTCTCTTGTTGTTCTAAATATCATGGAGAATAAGCTCAGCGGTCCTATTCCCATTTCAATTGGTGATTTGAGCAGATTAGAAGTTTTGTACATTCGTGACAACCTGCTCTCGGGTTCCATTCCGGAAGTGATAGGAGATCTCATGAATTTGGTTGTGTTCCGAGTTGCCAGAAACAATTTAACTGGCCATTTGCCACAGAACATCTGCAAAAGTGGAAGGCTTAACAATTTCACTGCAAATGGGAATCGTCTGTCAGGTCGAATGCCAGAAAGCTTGAGAAACTGCACAACATTGTACAGAGTTCGCCTTGATGGAAACCAATTCACTGGAAATATTTCTGAAGACTTTGGTGTTTATCCGAACTTGGACTACATAAACCTAAGTGACAATAAGTTTTACGGCGAAATTTCACACAAATGGGGCAAGTCTTTGCAGCTAACAGATTTTGAGATTGCAGGGAACAACATCACTGGTTCCATACCACCTGAGATTGGAAACTTGACTCAACTCGGTTTGCTTAATCTTTCCTCAAATCATTTGGTCGGGAAGATCCCTGTGGAACTTGGAAGGCTGACTTCTATGGTGAAGCTTATATTGAATGACAATCAACTTTCTGGTGGTATACCTCAAGAGCTCGGATCACTGACTGAGCTCGAGTATCTTGACCTGTCCGCTAACAATTTGAGCCAGTCGATACCAAGTAGTATCGGGGACTTTGCAAAACTTCACCACCTGAATTTGAGCAAAAACAAGTTGAGCCATGGAATACCAATTCAGTTGGGCATGTTACTGCAGCTGTCTGTGCTGGATTTGAGTCATAACATTCTTGCTGGAGAGATACCAACTGAATTTTCCAGTTTGGTTAGTTTGGTGACACTAAATCTCTCCCACAACAACCTTTCCGGTGTTATTCCAAGTACTTTTGATGACCTGCATGGCTTGGAGTTTGTCGACATATCGAACAATCAGTTATGTGGTCCAATTCCGAGTAACAAAGCACTCCAAGAGGCTCCCGTGCAAGCATTGCAAGGAAACAATGGTTTGTGTGGCAATGCTACAGGTCTACTGCCCTGCAACAATAGTCTTTTTGAAAAGATTCATAAATCGAAAACTGGTTCCAAAATTGTGCACATAATCTTGCCACCTGCGGTGGGGGCAATTGTAATGGCTTCGTGTGTAATTTACATCACTTTACTAAGAAGAAATGAATGCGAACAAACTGACAAGGGTGACATGCAGCCTAAAGAATTCGAACTGCGCACGATTTCAATTTTTGATGGAAAGTTGTTTTAtgaagaaatcataaaagcaaCTGAGGATTTTGATGATGCATATTGCATTGGAAGAGGGGGGTTTGGCAGTGTTTACAAAGCAAAGCTGCCGTCAGATGACTTGGTGGCTGTAAAGAAGCTCCACACTCCATCTGAAGGTGAATGGAGCACTCGGAAAGAGCTTCTAAATGAGGTAAAGACATTAACTGAGATACGCCATCGGAACATTGTCAAGCTTTATGGTTTCTGCTCACATTCAAAACACTCGTTTTTGGTTTACGAGTACCTTGAAAGGGGTAGCTTGTTTTCAATCTTGGACAATGATGAGGAGGCTAAGAAATTGGATTGGAGTAAACGGTTGAATATCATTAAAGGTGTGGCACATGGATTATCCTACATGCACTCTGATGTGTCCCCGCCTATTGTTCATAGAGACATATCCAGCAAGAACATTTTGCTGGACGATGAATATGAGGCTTGCATTTCCGACTTTGGCACTGCTAAAGTACTCGAGATTAACTCTTCTAACTGGACTGCAGTTGCAGGCACGTTTGGATATGTAGCACCAG AGTTTGCATACACATTGAAGGTAACTGAGAAATGTGACGTCTACAGCTTTGGCGTGTTAGCACTTGAAGTGATTCAAGGAAAGCACCCGAGTAATCTAATCGGGTCATTGTTATCACCAGTAATCAGGGAAGGCAAAATGCTCGGGGATTTGTTAGATGATCGCATTGCACCACCCACAGATATAGTTCTGGTTGAACTTACTACTGTCTTTAAGCTAGCAGTTGCATGCTTACATGAAAATCCTCGGTTTAGGCCGACAATGTACGACATTTCTCAGATTATATCACTCAAAATCTCCGATATAGAGAAGGGACAGGTAGGGCGCTGA